From the Diospyros lotus cultivar Yz01 chromosome 13, ASM1463336v1, whole genome shotgun sequence genome, one window contains:
- the LOC127787931 gene encoding uncharacterized protein LOC127787931, giving the protein MEESKIAGFRDEELEESFTFSSLEFFDASTGLFPNEDEESYIEIALEPAEATIRNCSGSGGGEEEIEFRISFSSAASFPGFPSSSPASTLCSSTSGSSGHEYATGAAVSDRSPELEGGFRLPSMDGVSDGNKRKVQIPVLERLLNAFLPAWKRSPFEFRTENGRPDADADDQHLPGSLELARNRTRKPSKLNAAATNGGVMKFLIKFQSMSIRSMLSPFLNLHQLSNNYNRRNKQLGSCKLRLKSYHRLIRPFDRRPAARSRTLQKDPAAGFTFQSQTYSLGNGGRRSEVVAGRAKSCPSSIKSSPLHGGAAARMPPGENSVHAAIAHCKRSFGQPID; this is encoded by the exons ATGGAAGAAAGCAAGATCGCTGGCTTCCGAGACGAAGAGCTCGAAGAGAGCTTCACTTTCAGCTCCTTGGAGTTCTTCGACGCCTCCACCGGGCTGTTTCCCAACGAAGATGAAGAGAGCTACATCGAAATCGCTCTCGAACCAGCAGAGGCAACAATAAGAAACTGCTCCGGTAGTGGTGGCGGAGAGGAGGAGATTGAGTTTCGGATTTCCTTCTCATCGGCTGCTTCGTTTCCTGGCTTCCCCTCGTCTTCGCCGGCCTCCACCTTGTGCTCTTCCACCTCCGGCAGCAGTGGTCATGAGTATGCAACCGGAGCTGCAGTATCAGATAGGTCTCCGGAGCTGGAAGGAGGATTCAGGCTTCCATCTATGGACGGAGTAAGTGATGGCAACAAAAGAAAGGTGCAAATTCCGGTGTTAGAGCGTTTGTTGAATGCGTTCCTGCCGGCTTGGAAGCGATCGCCGTTTGAATTCAGGACCGAGAATGGCCGGCCGGATGCTGATGCTGATGATCAGCATTTGCCCGGAAGCTTGGAGTTGGCCAGAAAtag GACTAGGAAACCCTCAAAGTTGAATGCTGCAGCAACAAATGGTGGAGTGATGAAGTTCCTAATCAAGTTCCAGTCCATGAGCATCAGATCCATGCTATCTCCATTCCTCAATCTCCACCAACTTAGCAACAATTACAATCGCAGAAACAAACAGCTCGGAAGCTGTAAACTGAGGCTCAAGAGCTATCACAGACTGATCAGGCCCTTTGACAGACGGCCGGCAGCTAGAAGCAGGACCCTGCAAAAAGACCCCGCCGCCGGCTTCACCTTTCAGAGTCAGACCTACTCTCTTGGAAACGGAGGCCGGAGATCCGAGGTCGTTGCCGGACGGGCTAAAAGCTGCCCGAGTTCGATCAAATCCTCCCCGCTTCACGGCGGAGCGGCGGCCAGAATGCCGCCCGGAGAGAACTCCGTGCATGCTGCAATTGCGCACTGTAAGAGGTCCTTCGGTCAGCCCATTGATTGA